In the genome of Bacillota bacterium, the window CGTGAACGACGGCGTCTTCTCGGCGTGGAACGGGCACAGCCCTTTGTAGGACTTGCCGGCCGGCCGCAGCGCGACGAACTCCGAGACGACATCCACGATGTCGGCTCGTGCCCGCACCCGGTCGGCTACGGCGCCCAGCGCCCCCGACCCGGCCCCCGGCTGCCCACCTGCCACGCCCCACCATCCCCCTAAATGCTTCTCGGGCGACGGGTGGTCTGCCGTTGGTTTCGGTTCCCGGTGCCCACATCCTTCGACCCCCCGGTACCGGCTTTCCGCCATGGCAAGTGAAAGAGCCCTGGAATCCAGGGCTCTTTCTCCCCTGCGTTCCAGCCGCTACCGGGCCCACCGCTCTCTCAGTCGGCGGCGTGGGCCTCCACCAGCCGGGCCCTGCCGCCCGCGCGAGGCTTGCTCAGGTTGGCCTGCGCTGCCGCAAGCCGTGCCACGGGCACCCGGTAGGGCGAGCAGCTCACGTAGTCCAGGCCCGCCTCGTGGAAGAAGTGGATCGAAGCCGGGTCGCCGCCGTGCTCGCCGCAGATCCCCACCAC includes:
- a CDS encoding CHC2 zinc finger domain-containing protein produces the protein MAGGQPGAGSGALGAVADRVRARADIVDVVSEFVALRPAGKSYKGLCPFHAEKTPSFTVSPDRQLFYCFGCGAGGNVFTFLMKLQGLSFVDAVRRVAERVGMGADVES